Within Candidatus Zixiibacteriota bacterium, the genomic segment AGTATTTGGAATGGAGTTATAACTCCAACGAGCGCTGGACCTCACGAGGGAAGTGCAAGGTTGTCGTCGAGGCGTTCGGCGAATGGAGCCCGCTGGAGTCAGACTCGGAATAACGGTTTATGGATAGAGTCTTGCAGGTCAAAGCCCTCAGCCACTTAGCCGGGGGACTTGCTCCCCGGCGGTTGTGTTCGTTTGTGCGCGGCAGACGTCCTCGTCTGCCACGAAGACATGCTTCTGCAGCGTAGATGTTCAGAACGAAAAACCAGTATAAAACGGACGTCACATGAGAATCGAGTATCTTTCAATTGCCGCCATCCTGACCGTCGCTCTTCTCCTGGCTTGCGGACAGAAAAGTGACCGCCAGGAAGAATCCTCTAACCTTGAACCGGACCGTCGGGAAGTCACCGTCGTCAAACTCCTGCCGATTGAATTCGGAGGCAACCGGTACGTGGCCGAAGCGGACTTCGGACTTCAAAATACTGTCCCTTTGATGATCCACGGCAATGCGAGCTTCTATATGATGGTTACTCATGAAATCGCCGAGCAGTTGAACGACGGCAAGCCCATTGAAAAGGTTCGTGATTATGGCTACAGCGACAAAGGGATGGGCCGGATCAACGTCGAAAAGTTTCGGCTCGGTGACAGGACGTTCACTGATATAGAGAACATCCCGGTATTCGATTGGCCGGAGGAAGTAGGGAAGGCCGCTCAGGGGATGCTCGGCATCGATTTTCTGAAAGACGAGCGGGTCAGAATAGACTTCGTCAGGGAACAAATGGAAATCGGTGTCGCGGTGGACAGCGAACCGGACCGGTCGCTGTTGGATCAGGGATATTCGTACACGGAGTTCTTTGTTGAGAATAGTGAAGGATACATGAACGTGTATTTCGAGGCGCTTGAAAAAGAGCTCCCCATTACCGTGGGCACGGTAGCCGACAGCTACAGTCTGGACGCGGTGACGTTCCGGGATAAGATTGAACTTGAATTGACCGATTCGCAGGGGCACAGTCCCAGCGGGACGGATCCGCAAGTCTATGTGAATGCGGTCCCGATCAAATTCAAGATTGCTGATCATTCCTTCGAAATTCCGGTCGGGAAAGCGGATTTGTACAGTTTTGCAGAATATGAAGATGTTGAACAATCGAAGCTGTTTCCCTTTGGTATTTTCGGCCGTGACTGGATGAAAGAAAACAACGCCGTCATAGACTACGCCAACAACATCCTGTACTTCAAACACAGCGAGGAAGAGTAGGGCAGTTCTCTTGGAACCTGCCGTCATGCCGCAGGTCGAGTTGTGGGCGGCAGACGTCGTCTGCTCCATCGTAGGGCAGGTCTCCCCGAGACCTGCCGCCTTACTGTTGATAAAGCCGTACGCACGGATGTTCAGCAAGACACGTCTGTAATGCGGGCGACACAAGGCCACCCGCTATGCGAGGTTAAGACTCCTAAACGCGTAGCGGCGGGGCTTGTCTCCGCCGCGATTGAGGTTTGTCAACAATCCCGTCCACGGATGGGATCAATGGTAGAACTCGATGATTGACACTTAATTCTTCCGCGTTTATTCTTGTGGTGTGATTGGTATTGAAACACGCTGAGGAGCAGGGGGTATTATTGTGTCGATTAAAAACGCAAACAACGGCAAAATGGGATTATGGGAAGCGGTATCCATGGCCGTGGGTACTATGGTCGGCGCCAGCATCTTTTCTATATTTGGAGTGGGGGCCAGTATCGCCAAACAGGATCTGCCGGTAGCTTTTCTTCTCTCCGGAATCTATGCCTCTATCGTGGCCTACTCCTACGCCAAACTGGGCACGAAAATCGTTTCAAACGCCGGTCCTATCGCATTTATCCTCAAGGGCATCGGTGACAATATGGTAACCGGTGCTCTCAGTGTCCTTTTCTGGTTAACTTATGTTGTTTCGATATCTTTGTTCGCCCGTGGCTTCGCCGGGTATTTACTCCCCCTGATCGGAGTAGAAACCGCTCCCATGGCGGTGTCTGTTGTAGTCGTGCTGGTTGTTGTCCTTTTCACCGTACTCACTTTCTTTGGCTCCAAGGCCGTCGGGAAAACGGAGTTCTATATCGTTGCCGTGAAACTGCTGATTCTTGGTGTTTTTATCGCCGTCGGTGTTATGCGGATAGTACCGGATCGGATTATCCCGGTTTTTGACTCCGCCCACACCGGCGGTCTCGTTCACGCATCGGTTATTTTCTTCTTGTCATACATGGGTTTTGGTCTAATCACCAACGCCAGCGAGAACATGGAGAATCCATCGCGAAACGTTCCTCGCGCCATCTTTATCAGTATCGGGATTGTTCTCTTCGTGTATATTGCCGTGTCGGCCGTAGCGGTTGGAAACCTGTCGCTTGACAAACTCATCAAGGCGCAGGATAATGCCCTCGCCATAGCCGCCGAACCGTTTCTTGGTTCATTTGGTTTCCTTCTGATATCGGTAGGAGCCTTGTTTTCGATTTCATCAGCCCTTAACGCAACTTTATACGGGGGAGCCAATATCGCATACTCCCTGGCTAAGGATGGTGAACTGCCGGCCTTTTTTGAGCGGAAAGTCTGGTTCGGCTCCGTTGAAGGACTCTACATAACGGCAGCGCTTGGGATAATCTTTGGGCTGCTGTTCGAGATGGACGGTATTGCTTTTATCACTAGCGGCATCTTTACGGTTGTTTATATCTTCGTTCTGATATCGCATTGGCGGTTGACTACTGAAGTTGGCGGCAGCAGATTTTTAATCACATGCAATCTCATTGTTCTGACAGCGGTATTTATCGCCCTTCTGATTTTTCAACTCCAATCACAGAAAGCTGCCGTTTATGGAATCGCCGTTGTTTTCGTAGGCGCTCTGTTGGCCGAGGTGCTTTTCCGTTACGTGAAGAAACGGTCTTTCCGGTTATTCGGCGAATCGCATGATCGGATATCATCTTCGGATGAATGACGGCAGACATCCCCCGGTTTACACCATTCTCCTCGCACCGTTGTAGAGCAACAGGAGCTGATAGGTCGAAACTTCTGTCCGCCGAAGGCGAATCGCGAAGCGAAGTTTCGACAACACACTAAAGAGATACACCTTTATTATCAGGTATTTTGTGGGCAGCAGACGTCCTCGTCTGCCCAATAGCAGGGCAGGTCTCCCCGAGACCTGCCGCGTTACTCCTCGGGTGTGACCTTTGAATCGACGACAATAACGCGCATCAAATCACTTCTCCAACAGAAGGAACCTGTCTTCATTGTTGAAAAAACTCAAAAAACTCGATATGCTGCGACAGCTCCCGAAGTCTATCGAGAATCTTGTCGGGATAGAGCGATGCAGTCGGTTGAGAATATCCCTCGGCGCCTCGGGCAATCGGGCCAGCAGTACGGAGTCCTCACCGGGATCGGTGGTTGAGCTTTGTTCGATATACAACCC encodes:
- a CDS encoding APC family permease — encoded protein: MGLWEAVSMAVGTMVGASIFSIFGVGASIAKQDLPVAFLLSGIYASIVAYSYAKLGTKIVSNAGPIAFILKGIGDNMVTGALSVLFWLTYVVSISLFARGFAGYLLPLIGVETAPMAVSVVVVLVVVLFTVLTFFGSKAVGKTEFYIVAVKLLILGVFIAVGVMRIVPDRIIPVFDSAHTGGLVHASVIFFLSYMGFGLITNASENMENPSRNVPRAIFISIGIVLFVYIAVSAVAVGNLSLDKLIKAQDNALAIAAEPFLGSFGFLLISVGALFSISSALNATLYGGANIAYSLAKDGELPAFFERKVWFGSVEGLYITAALGIIFGLLFEMDGIAFITSGIFTVVYIFVLISHWRLTTEVGGSRFLITCNLIVLTAVFIALLIFQLQSQKAAVYGIAVVFVGALLAEVLFRYVKKRSFRLFGESHDRISSSDE